In Fusarium musae strain F31 chromosome 7, whole genome shotgun sequence, a single window of DNA contains:
- a CDS encoding hypothetical protein (EggNog:ENOG41~BUSCO:EOG0926310O): MDAITNFLHNVPQPLQWGLAGIGALFLGSKILSYLQLVLSAFVLGGTNLRKYGKPGTWAVITGASDGLGKEYALQLAAKGFNLVLVSRTLSKLESLSAEIQQKYPGKGLQVKVLDMDFSQNNDADYERLSELISGLDIGILINNVGQSHSIPVSFLETTKEELQNIVTINCIGTLRVTQVVAPILKQRKRGLILTMGSFGGWTPTPLLATYSGSKAFLQQWSNALSAELADHNVDVYLVLSHLVTTAMSKVRRPSLLVPNARNFVKATLGKIGLGGYQTAPNTYTPWWSHAFMLWFIENIPGANGPITIFFNKRMHEDIRRRALRKAARDAKKQ, translated from the exons ATGGACGCCATCACAAACTTCCTCCATAACGTACCGCAGCCTCTTCAGTGGGGTCTTGCTGGTATTGGTGCTCTCTTCTTGGGATCCAAGATTCTGAGCTATCTTCAGCTTGTCCTCAGCGCTTTCGTGCTCGGAGGCACCAAC CTTCGCAAGTATGGAAAGCCTGGTACCTGGGCTGTCATCACCGGTGCCTCTGATGGCCTCGGCAAAGAATATGCTCTGCAGCTCGCCGCCAAGGGCTTCAACCTCGTCCTCGTTTCCCGAACCCTCTCCAAGCTCGAGAGCCTCTCCGCCGAGATTCAACAGAAGTACCCTGGAAAGGGTCTGCAAGTCAAGGTCCTTGACATGGACTTCTCCCAGAACAACGATGCCGACTACGAGCGTTTGAGCGAGCTTATTTCTGGTCTTGATATTGgtattctcatcaacaacgttGGCCAGAGTCACAGCATCCCCGTTTCTTTCCTCGAGACCACCAAGGAGGAGCTTCAGAACATTGTCACCATCAACTGCATTGGCACTCTCCGAGTTACCCAGGTCGTCGCTCCTATTCTGAAGCAGCGAAAGCGCGGTCTTATCCTCACCATGGGATCTTTCGGTGGCTGGACTCCTACTCCTCTCTTGGCGACATACTCTGGTAGCAAGGCTTTTCTTCAGCAGTGGAGCAATGCTCTCTCCGCTGAGCTTGCTGACCACAATGTTGATGTCTACCTTGTCCTGAGCCACCTTGTCACCACCGCCATGAGCAAGGTCCGCCGCCCTAGCCTTCTTGTCCCCAACGCTCGCAACTTTGTCAAGGCTACTCTTGGCAAGATTGGACTCGGTGGTTACCAGACTGCTCCTAACACCTACACCCCTTGGTGGAGCCATGCTTTCATGCTGTGGTTCATTGAGAACATTCCTGGTGCCAATGGTCCTATCACTATTTTCTTCAACAAGAGGATGCACGAGGACATTCGACGCAGAGCTCTCCGCAAGGCTGCTCGCGATGCTAAGAAGCAGTAA
- a CDS encoding hypothetical protein (EggNog:ENOG41): MPDFRPLFFIAKVLTCCCCCTRRKPENARHSNHPYGPGQDQRSGSSSENSSDYSEYSVPPACPGGPLNLIHPDEFEVPDELDEVHGRDEFGFDLQKSRSLVPCPPTPRPSSPATSQPAITRPSTAKPDAQRPSTAESTTTKAISDEPVAGPSVIAETTATEFATERPHANEPGTPKPVVVEPITDKTSVDKSAVAESEATGSPTEKPVADDTSATKSAGSEPITDEPAATKSVAPEPEPEAEPVEAGTTETKTDQPNFVSVDLAEAGPRKSDIEASKVKGGTTEASSGGAGPTENKDEDKGKGKVLE, from the coding sequence ATGCCTGACTTTCGccccctcttcttcatcgccaaggtcttgacctgctgttgctgctgcactCGTCGCAAGCCTGAGAATGCTCGACACTCCAATCACCCCTACGGCCCTGGGCAAGACCAGCGATCAGGAAGCAGTAGTGAGAACTCTTCTGACTACTCTGAGTACTCAGTCCCCCCGGCATGTCCAGGTGGTCCCCTGAATCTCATTCATCCTGATGAATTTGAGGTCCCTGACGAGTTGGACGAAGTGCATGGACGAGATGAGTTTGGTTTTGACCTGCAAAAATCCAGATCTCTTGTTCCGTGCCCTCCCACGCCTCGTCCATCTTCCCCCGCCACTTCTCAGCCTGCTattactaggcctagtactGCTAAACCCGATGCTCAGAGGCCTAGTACTGCGGAGTCTACTACTACCAAGGCTATTTCAGATGAACCTGTTGCTGGTCCATCTGTCATAGCTGAGACTACTGCTACCGAATTTGCTACCGAAAGGCCTCATGCTAATGAGCCTGGTACCCCCAAACCTGTTGTCGTTGAGCCAATCACTGATAAGACTTCTGTTGATAAATCTGCCGTAGCCGAGTCTGAAGCTACCGGGTCTCCTACCGAAAAGCCTGTTGCGGATGACACTAGTGCTACCAAGTCTGCTGGCTCTGAACCTATCACAGATGAGCCTGCTGCAACCAAGTCTGTTGCCCCAGAGCCTGAACCCGAAGCTGAACCTGTTGAGGCCGGTACTACAGAGACCAAAACCGATCAGCCTAACTTTGTTAGTGTCGATCTGGCGGAGGCTGGTCCTCGCAAGTCTGATATCGAGGCCAGTAAGGTTAAGGGCGGTACCACTGAGGCCAGCTCTGGCGGAGCAGGTCCTACAGAGAACAAGGACGAGGATAAGGGTAAGGGTAAGGTCTTGGAGTAA
- a CDS encoding hypothetical protein (EggNog:ENOG41): MPSPIVAATLQAAGLSTISNILAQFIEARQQSRPVSLDIAQLLRFVSLTLMTAPPNYHWQGYLERTFPAYPAARGPQLGRLNDLEMQPTEDAPELKEGYEERMAQINKDREPQFSMRNTITKWFVDCITAGAIMNTIAFLIIMGLMKGQGGSQIWSNIKTASY, from the exons ATGCCGTCTCCGATCGTTGCCGCTACACTCCAGGCTGCGGGCCTGTCGACCATCTCTAATATCCTTGCCCAATTCATTGAGGCTCGTCAACAGAGT CGTCCGGTCTCCCTAGACATCGCCCAGCTTCTGCGCTTTGTCTCCCTCACCTTAATGACCGCCCCCCCAAACTATCACTGGCAAGGGTACCTGGAGCGAACATTTCCCGCCTATCCTGCTGCTAGAGGGCCACAGCTTGGGCGTTTGAATGATCTTGAGATGCAGCCTACTGAAGATGCACCCGAGCTCAAGGAGGGCTACGAGGAGCGCATGGCGCAGATCAACAAGGACAGAGAGCCTCAGTTCAGTATGCGCAACACTATAACCAAGTGGTTCGTTGATTGTATTACTGCGGGAGCTATCATGAACACGATTGCGTTTTTGATCATCATGGGTCTGATGAAGGGTCAAGGCGGTTCTCAAATCTGGAGCAACATCAAGACGGCGAGTTACTAA
- a CDS encoding hypothetical protein (EggNog:ENOG41), with protein sequence MSSKPSVLIIGGGVFGTSTAYHLIQRGYTNVTVVDRFEAPSRDSAGTDLNKVIRADYPNPYYAQLGLETLAVWKDPDSLFAGLYRESGWIMGGHEETNQWLENAKDLAERKGRLGVEYLDVERIREKWPALTGEFPSWTNLYSPQAGWVPSGQALLRMAKAAEENGAKYITGRAGQIKQLLHEDGTCKGAVAANGEIHRADKVIVAAGAGLPALVEGARTDVRAETSVICVMKLEPHEIEKYKDIPIIDDFEQGMWALKPVMIGVLMWIGIIFPPDENGLIKLCSVRLVTNYFNHVHPGASVLHSVGDYPFDGCPKELEVEIRKFVREMIPELADKPFVHTRQCWDGMASDLNFRICPYPETKNLYIATAGSNHGFKFLPIIGKYVVDLLEDSLDSGLKNLWSWKFGKKPGDFQDPHPFPRRDLNELTGWKGRNAPAEGKLPWTWSRSRL encoded by the exons ATGAGTAGTAAACCATctgttctcatcatcggcggagGTGTCTTTGGAACCTCTACCGCATACCATCTCATCCAGCGCGGCTACACCAACGTCACAGTGGTCGATCGTTTCGAAGCCCCGTCTCGCGACTCGGCCGGCACTGACCTGAACAAGGTTATCCGTGCAGACTATCCCAACCCGTACTACGCCCAGCTCGGCCTCGAGACCCTTGCTGTGTGGAAAGATCCAGACTCTCTCTTTGCGGGCCTGTATCGCGAGTCGGGATGGATCATGGGGGGTCATGAGGAGACGAATCAGTGGTTGGAGAACGCTAAGGATTTGGCCGAGAGGAAGGGCAGACTGGGAGTGGAGTATCTGGATGTTGAGAGGATCAGAGAGAAGTGGCCTGCGTTGACTGGGGAGTTTCCGAGCTGGACTAATCTGTACAGCCCTCAGGCTGGTTGG GTCCCCTCAGGCCAAGCCCTTCTCCGCATGGCCAAAGCTGCAGAGGAGAATGGCGCAAAGTACATCACCGGCCGTGCAGGCCAGATCAAGCAGCTCCTACACGAGGACGGAACCTGCAAGGGTGCCGTAGCCGCTAACGGGGAGATTCATCGCGCCGACAAGGTCATTGTTGCAGCTGGAGCAGGTCTCCCGGCTCTTGTCGAGGGAGCGAGAACTGATGTCAGAGCGGAGACTTCGGTAATCTGtgtgatgaagctggagccACATGAGATTGAAAAGTACAAGGACATTCCCATCATTGACGACTTTGAGCAGGGTATGTGGGCACTGAAACCTGTGATGATTGGAGTGCTAATGTGGATAGGCATAATCTTTCCtcctgatgagaatggcctcATTAAGCTATGCAGTGTTCGGCTTGTGACCAACTATTTCAACCATGTGCACCCTGGTGCCTCAGTCTTGCATTCGGTGGGTGACTATCCTTTTGATGGATGCCCTAAGGAACTTGAAGTCGAGATTCGAAAGTTTGTTCGAGAAATGATCCCTGAGCTCGCAGATAAACCCTTTGTCCACACCCGTCAATGCTG GGACGGCATGGCCTCAGACCTCAACTTCCGCATCTGCCCCTATCCCGAAACAAAGAATCTCTACATAGCAACAGCTGGTTCAAACCACGGCTTCAAGTTTCTCCCAATCATTGGAAAGTACGTAGTCGATCTTCTCGAGGACTCCCTCGATTCAGGTCTCAAGAATCTTTGGAGCTGGAAATTCGGAAAGAAGCCCGGTGATTTTCAAGATCCTCATCCTTTTCCCCGCAGAGACCTGAACGAGTTGACGGGCTGGAAGGGCAGAAACGCTCCAGCGGAGGGAAAGCTGCCATGGACGTGGAGCCGTAGTCGTCTGTAG
- a CDS encoding hypothetical protein (EggNog:ENOG41~CAZy:CE3), which yields MHFFKNLAILLLPAATLAGVIPYKITKGYANPKTGPGSKKITDIDIPGENNFLSFKGTPPGEVVQDGVKLRILSVGDSITVGFGKGTDGNGYRKRLGEDLSGNEVVWAGTEKTAGDMKDGHFAAWSGKTVQYINDHIDPSLEQRPNLILIHAGTNDMNSKDHISAEGNHPQQATDRLGSLVEKMISKCPDATIIIGMITDVCDSESYHSQRERIKIYRDHIARLANELNANGSHVLAADFGPFDDTLLSDCVHPTHQGYQILGDWWYDFIHQIPKGWIKDPVGPDPVRD from the exons ATGcatttcttcaagaacctcgccattcttctcctcccaGCAGCAACCTTAGCTGGAGTCATCCCTTATAAAATCACGAAAGGCTACGCAAATCCTAAAACAGGGCCAGGTTCAAAGAAGATTACGGATATTGACATACCAGGAGAGAATAATTTCTTAAGCTTCAAAGGCACACCTCCCGGAGAAGTTGTTCAAGACGGTGTTAAGCTGAGGATTCTTTCTGTTGGCGATTCTATCACTGTTGGCTTTGGAAAAGGGACAGATGGAAATGGATATCGGAAGAGATTGGGAGAGGACCTAAGTG GAAATGAGGTCGTTTGGGCTGGCACTGAGAAGACAGCGGGAGATATGAAAGACGGTCACTTT GCAGCCTGGTCCGGAAAAACAGTCCAATACATCAACGACCACATTGATCCCTCCCTCGAACAACGCCCcaacctcatcctcatccacgCCGGAACAAACGACATGAACAGTAAGGATCACATCTCCGCAGAAGGGAACCACCCTCAACAAGCCACCGACCGCTTAGGATCATTGGTCGAAAAGATGATTTCCAAATGTCCTGACGCCACTATTATTATCGGTATGATCACCGATGTTTGTGATAGCGAGTCGTATCACTCTCAGAGAGAGAGGATAAAGATCTACCGGGATCATATTGCTAGATTGGCAAATGAACTCAACGCAAATGGTTCGCATGTACTTGCTGCAGATTTCGGGCCTTTTGACGACACGCTTCTGAGTGATTGCGTTCATCCGACGCATCAGGGGTACCAAATCTTAGGGGATTGGTGGTATGATTTCATTCATCAGATTCCTAAGGGTTGGATCAAGGATCCTGTTGGACCTGATCCTGTTCGGGATTAG
- a CDS encoding hypothetical protein (EggNog:ENOG41) produces MSAQNNDTTNTVDSAGRRRSSTVLASMGNFGNEPVDRSSETVLTRKQKRANRRSTLRMQSEVAPFLGMGFDDEDEVKETEKAGKKKDEEMKDENDEKEAENEGDKHEAEKENHPPISFQN; encoded by the exons ATGTCAGCCCAAAACAACGACACCACTAACACCGTGGACAGCGCGGGCCGTCGCCGCAGCTCCACAGTCCTCGCCTCTATGGGCAACTTCGGCAACGAGCCTGTTGACCGCAGCTCTGAGACCGTCCTCACTCGCAAGCAGAAGCGTGCGAACCGTCGAAGCACTCTTCGGATGCAGTCCGAGGTGGCTCCATTCCTAGGAATGGGCttcgatgacgaggatgaggtcaaggagaCTGAGAAGgcaggcaagaagaaggatgaggagatgaaggacgagaatgacgagaaggaggctgagaatGAGGGTGACAAGCatgaggccgagaaggagaa CCATCCCCCCATATCCTTCCAAAACTAA
- a CDS encoding hypothetical protein (EggNog:ENOG41~BUSCO:EOG092606UX): MSFPQTTPVRPVPGAFLNTPAVASRFQSGSDPVRRQLFTGNDSNQAVSHKSSAPVSSSRSVAATAPSVPRTSSNDNLIVPTALPPLRTENVPPVVKAARAINACLQSDGRYPDLDSYCRQGASSDYDLENTDSAMAPFHKTQMYPIPNQVFDHYNAGELQTLMGLFAEINHAWVVIDNSLFLWDYTHPDPELIGFEDQPHTIQAVALVPPKPGIFVNTITHILVVATSSDIVLLGVSATATPSGSKTVSLYQTKMQLPLRGTDVRVITGSANGRIFFGGSNDIDINELYYQSEEKWFSNRCGKINHTNPGWSSVVTLQGGFWSHKTPEHLVDIVIDDSRNLVYTLSSRSTIRTYHMEGPDRLNKVIEKEKLHCLRDIAHMINQSRLLSDQVSIVSISPISKQEATKLHLMALTNTGCRLFFSATSAASYIYGSSTNLAPQSMQIQFIKFPPGQTSRRSTYPGGETITDSESTSLSYSRQGARFAPGYFLDFVSKESNPNEDTLFVSGPETGRLKNTSPTSPFKYHESASWIDIGSRAEAVGLITKPFAAAPQPLGFGNELAVQFDDAPSEFAILTNTGVHIVRRRRFVDIFASAIRGAVGDEGLELVCRRFINNYGRVETVTTALAVACGHGGDSKPGAARAIDQATEDRARSVFVDFGGQPTMAETDSSSLTTDSINLSSRHDALALYLSRLVRQLWKSVVIAPGVSANGGITIGSTIPLSKLNTVQENLERLRRFLDTNRGLIQGLSGPSDLQHVSSRQEEVALQAEHQALHALQKLMESISEGISFVLMLFDERVADIYTRLDATAQQQLKELTYEKLFSQTDGKDLAKLLVKAIVNRNIESGSNVETVADALRRRCGSFCSPDDVVTFKAQEQLKRASDQPLLTNQSRSLLHESLRLFEKVAGSLTFANLQSAVEQYIALKYYAGAIQLCLVVAREKDRGNTALSWVNDGKPPGDPRANAFNDRKRCYDMIHDVLSHLDAASSSEPEMVDGRLTLIATKRLEAYEVVNGSDDEVFHFDLYEWYIQQGWTDRILAIDSPHVITFLQRLAGTNIEHADLLCRFYTNRSRFFDAAEVQAELANSDFPISIKDRIRLLSLAKANANVSTTGVSRQQQQLLNHSVTELLEIAHIQDDLLERLRADDRIDPERALEIEEALKGKIQGLSELFNDYADQAGYYDLCLLIYHVADYRNHMTISGTWSNLIQQTHDEVMSRLENSEPGMPSPPLPYESVTSKIQNIAHRTSLDSFIFPIQDLLPELCRYAVAYQQDATIGADPTWPVQLFLTLGVSHDMIVRVLEGVFDSQDYGFSGSVRNRMIELIVYVVNDWVAEARRRGGAGKGGAIGPSVADLLKRCDAALPPPGHGNNAGGADLADVRRVLKLLKREVDGLSQRVPTGSLRFA, translated from the exons ATGTCGTTTCCACAAACAACTCCGGTCCGGCCAGTTCCAGGCGCCTTCTTGAATACGCCGGCCGTTGCCTCGAGGTTTCAGTCGGGCTCTGATCCTGTGCGCCGACAGCTCTTCACCGGCAACGATAGCAACCAGGCCGTCTCGCATAAGAGCTCGGCGCCTGTCTCGTCATCGCGAAGTGTCGCAGCTACTGCGCCATCTGTACCAAGGACATCTAGTAACGATAATCTGATTGTCCCTACCGCGCTCCCACCTCTCCGAACCGAAAATGTCCCCCCCGTTGTCAAAGCGGCCAGGGCCATCAACGCCTGTCTCCAGTCTGATGGCCGGTATCCCGACTTGGATTCATACTGCCGAC AGGGCGCGTCATCCGACTACGACCTTGAAAATACCGATTCTGCGATGGCCCCCTTCCACAAAACTCAGATGTACCCCATTCCGAACCAAGTCTTCGACCATTACAATGCTGGCGAGCTTCAGACTCTGATGGGACTCTTTGCCGAGATCAACCACGCCTGGGTCGTTATTGATAACTCGCTGTTTCTATGGGACTACACACACCCTGACCCCGAGCTGATCGGGTTCGAGGACCAACCGCATACTATCCAAGCCGTTGCGCTCGTGCCTCCTAAGCCAGGCATTTttgtcaacaccatcacacACATCCTCGTCGTTGCGACTTCTTCAGACATTGTTTTGCTAGGTGTCTCGGCCACCGCTACCCCTTCAGGCTCCAAGACAGTATCTCTTTACCAAACGAAAATGCAGCTCCCCCTTCGTGGTACCGACGTTCGTGTTATCACTGGATCTGCCAACGGTCGAATCTTCTTCGGAGGAAGCAACGACATCGACATTAATGAACTTTACTATCAATCTGAGGAGAAATGGTTTTCAAATAGGTGCGGTAAGATCAACCATACGAATCCCGGCTGGTCCTCAGTTGTTACTCTACAAGGTGGATTCTGGTCTCACAAGACTCCCGAACACCTTGTTGATATCGTGATCGACGATTCGAGAAACCTCGTCTATACCCTCTCGAGCCGATCGACCATTCGAACATACCATATGGAAGGCCCCGACCGACTGAACAAGGTtattgagaaggagaagctccaCTGTCTTCGCGACATTGCTCACATGATCAACCAGTCTAGGTTGTTGAGTGACCAAGTGAGCATTGTCTCGATCAGCCCCATCTCTAAGCAGGAAGCGACTAAGCTTCACTTGATGGCTCTGACAAACACTGGGTGCCGTCTATTCTTCAGTGCGACCAGTGCTGCGTCCTACATTTACGGTTCCTCGACAAACCTGGCCCCACAAAGTATGCAGATTCAGTTTATCAAGTTTCCCCCTGGTCAAACCTCTCGTCGATCTACATACCCTGGCGGCGAGACGATCACCGATTCAGAATCCACCTCGCTGTCTTACAGCCGACAAGGTGCTCGATTTGCCCCTGGATATTTCTTGGATTTTGTGAGCAAGGAATCTAATCCCAACGAGGATACCCTCTTTGTGTCTGGACCTGAGACGGGACGTCTTAAGAACACGTCCCCGACATCTCCTTTCAAATACCATGAATCTGCCAGCTGGATTGACATTGGCAGCcgagctgaagctgttggaTTAATCACAAAACCGTTCGCAGCGGCACCACAACCACTTGGCTTCGGTAATGAATTGGCTGTGCAGTTCGACGATGCGCCTAGTGAGTTCGCCATTCTCACCAACACTGGTGTACACATCGTTCGACGAAGGCGTTTTGTGGATATCTTTGCTTCTGCTATTCGAGGTGCTGTTGGAGACGAGGGGTTGGAACTGGTCTGCCGccgctttattaataattatggCCGCGTGGAGACTGTTACTACCGCTCTGGCTGTTGCTTGTGGTCACGGTGGTGACTCTAAACCTGGTGCAGCTCGTGCTATCGATCAGGCAACTGAAGACCGGGCACGATCCGTATTTGTCGACTTTGGTGGACAGCCTACGATGGCTGAAACCGACAGCTCATCCCTTACAACCGATTCCATTAACCTCTCTTCTCGACACGACGCTCTAGCTCTGTATCTTTCCCGACTGGTACGCCAGTTGTGGAAGTCAGTAGTTATTGCTCCTGGTGTGTCTGCTAACGGTGGTATCACCATTGGTTCCACAATTCCCCTTTCCAAGTTGAATACTGTGCAGGAGAACTTGGAGCGCTTAAGGAGGTTCCTGGATACCAACCGTGGCCTCATTCAAGGCCTGTCTGGCCCATCTGACCTCCAGCATGTGTCTAGTCGTCAGGAGGAAGTTGCTCTTCAGGCCgaacatcaagctcttcatGCTCTCCAGAAGTTGATGGAGAGCATTTCGGAGGGTATCTCGTTTGTGCTTATGCTGTTCGATGAGCGGGTTGCTGATATCTACACTCGACTCGATGCTAcagctcaacaacaactcaaGGAACTGACATACGAGAAGCTCTTTTCTCAAACCGATGGCAAGGATCTTGCCAAGCTGCTCGTTAAGGCCATTGTTAACCGCAATATCGAGAGTGGCTCCAACGTTGAAACTGTTGCTGACGCCCTTCGAAGGAGATGCGGCAGCTTCTGTAGCCCAGATGATGTCGTTACTTTCAAGGCCCAGGAACAGCTTAAGCGGGCTTCTGACCAACCTCTTCTGACAAACCAGTCGCGAAGCTTACTCCATGAGAGCTTGAGGCTCTTTGAGAAGGTTGCTGGTAGCCTCACTTTTGCCAACCTTCAGAGTGCTGTGGAACAGTATATCGCTCTTAAGTACTATGCCGGTGCTATCCAGCTGTGCCTTGTGGTCGCCCGCGAGAAGGACAGGGGTAATACAGCTCTGTCCTGGGTCAACGACGGCAAGCCCCCTGGAGACCCTCGTGCCAATGCTTTCAATGACCGCAAGCGTTGTTATGACATGATTCATGACGTTCTGAGTCACTTGGACGCTGCATCAAGCAGTGAGCCTGAAATGGTCGACGGCAGGCTGACATTGATTGCTACCAAGAGGCTTGAGGCCTACGAGGTGGTGAACGGGTCGGATGACGAGGTGTTCCACTTTGACCTTTATGAATGGTACATCCAACAAGGCTGGACGGATCGAATTCTGGCTATCGACTCACCCCACGTTATTACTTTCCTTCAGCGACTTGCTGGCACAAATATCGAGCATGCTGACCTGCTCTGCCGGTTCTACACCAATCGAAGTCGATTCTTTGATGCAGCCGAGGTGCAGGCGGAGCTTGCCAACTCCGATTTCCCCATCAGTATCAAGGACCGAATCAGATTGCTCAGCTTGGCCAAGGCGAATGCCAACGTTTCAACGACTGGTGTTAGccgacagcaacagcagctgcTGAACCACAGTGTCACAGAACTGCTTGAGATTGCTCACATCCAGGATGATCTCCTGGAGCGTTTGAGAGCTGACGACCGCATCGACCCTGAGAGGGCCCTCGAGATTGAGGAAGCTCTCAAAGGTAAGATTCAGGGACTCTCCGAG CTCTTCAACGACTATGCCGACCAAGCCGGTTACTACGACCTTTGCCTGCTCATCTACCATGTTGCTGATTACCGCAACCATATGACCATTTCGGGTACATGGAGCAACCTGATTCAACAGACACACGATGAGGTCATGTCTCGTCTAGAGAACTCAGAACCAGGAATGCCATCGCCCCCATTGCCTTACGAGTCTGTGACCAGCAAGATCCAAAACATCGCCCACCGCACATCCCTCGACAGCTTCATCTTTCCTATCCAAGACCTACTTCCTGAGCTCTGCCGTTACGCAGTGGCTTACCAACAAGATGCCACAATCGGCGCTGATCCCACCTGGCCCGTCCAACTATTCCTGACGTTGGGCGTCTCCCATGACATGATTGTCCGTGTTCTGGAGGGCGTTTTCGATAGTCAAGACTACGGCTTCAGTGGATCAGTGAGAAACCGCATGATTGAGCTTATCGTTTATGTGGTCAACGACTGGGTGGCTGAAGCCCGTCGACGTGGAGGTGCCGGGAAGGGTGGTGCCATTGGCCCCTCTGTAGCCGACCTCCTCAAGAGATGCGATGCCGCCCTGCCACCACCGGGACATGGAAACAACGCTGGCGGTGCAGACCTTGCTGATGTCAGGCGAGTTCTCAAGCTGCTGAAGAGAGAGGTGGATGGATTGTCACAACGGGTTCCGACGGGAAGCCTCAGATTTGCATAG
- a CDS encoding hypothetical protein (BUSCO:EOG092655IF) translates to MDIIKSILPEAKGVLPYYMIILSIISIGNSLQTYTTLHFSRRVYNGKFVRNPKLPSKTDKFEPEDQINKLVPAQNDPKATDQLTPLAGRLFGTWTLITCVVRCYAAYNLHIGPVYTIAYWTYIVALGHFASELFVFKTMTFGLPQYFPFTLASISLIWMPLVRDYYVEYN, encoded by the exons ATGGATATCATCAAGTCTATCCTCCCTGAAGCAAAGGGTGTTCTACCCTACTACATGATCATC CTGTCCATTATTTCGATCGGAAACTCGCTGCAGACGTATACAACCCTACACTTCTCCCGACGAGTCTACAACGGCAAATTCGTCCGCAACCCCAAGCTCCCCTCCAAGACCGATAAGTTCGAGCCCGAGGATCAGATCAACAAGCTGGTTCCTGCTCAGAACGACCCCAAGGCTACCGATCAGCTTACTCCCCTTGCCGGAAGACTTTTCGGTACCTGGACGCTCATCACTTGCGTTGTTCGATGCTACGCAGCTTATAACCTCCACATTGGTCCTGTTTACACCATTGCTTACTGGACTTACATTGTCGCGCTGGGACATTTTGCCAGTGAGCTTTTCGTTTTCAAGACCATGACTTTTGGTCTCCCTCAGTACTTCCCTTTCACTCTGGCTTCCATCTCTCTTATCTGGATGCCTCTTGTCCGTGACTACTATGTCGAGTACAACTAA
- a CDS encoding hypothetical protein (EggNog:ENOG41), producing MWDTFFYRGAIAISTVPGLIGINSMLRPEATLKIVKFPIPTDPQSRKTCLSLARLQGARNIVISYLFINNALTGDKKLMGMGLLGALFMLATDGFVSKSLIGGNEWFHWGYIPVFVAFIGGLLYEA from the coding sequence ATGTGGGATACTTTCTTCTATCGCggcgccatcgccatctccaCCGTCCCAGGCCTCATCGGCATCAACTCAATGCTCCGACCTGAAGCCACCCTCAAGATCGTCAAATTCCCTATCCCGACCGATCCTCAGAGCAGAAAGACCTGCTTATCCCTCGCACGCCTGCAAGGTGCGCGTAATATCGTCATCTCCtacctcttcatcaacaacgcctTGACCGGAGACAAGAAGCTTATGGGGATGGGATTGCTTGGTGCTCTTTTCATGCTGGCGACAGATGGGTTTGTGAGCAAGTCGCTTATTGGAGGGAATGAGTGGTTTCATTGGGGATATATTCCTGTTTTTGTTGCTTTTATTGGTGGTTTGCTGTATGAGGCGTGA
- a CDS encoding hypothetical protein (EggNog:ENOG41), protein MNTPNRAAVVHPQYDAQSTQQLLALVQHLQVTSRTMARQTPASDQKNSTIVTDIGDYLIQAAQAWAQMTDALVESRQVQQAVVDAHEQAMVNNHLSDLSTVVSMDVDLTKLSAILTRCASSLAE, encoded by the exons ATGAATACTCCAAACAGAGCTGCCGTTGTACATCCTCAATACGACGCCCAGTCTACCCAGCAATTACTCGCTCTTGTTCAACATCTCCAGGTTACGTCACGGACTATGGCCAGGCAGACACCGGCTTCCGACCAGAAGAACAGTACCATCGTCACCGATATTGGCGACTATCTCATCCAGGCTGCGCAGGCTTGGGCGCAGATGACGGATGCTCTGGTGGAAAGCCGGCAGGTTCAGCAAGCAGTAGTTGATGCGCATGAACAAGCCATGGTCAACAATCATCTTTCCGATCTTTCTACTGTCGTCTCCATGGATGTTGATCTCACAAAGCTCTC CGCAATTCTCACGAGATGTGCATCAAGTCTGGCAGAATGA